In Phormidium ambiguum IAM M-71, a single window of DNA contains:
- the cmoB gene encoding tRNA 5-methoxyuridine(34)/uridine 5-oxyacetic acid(34) synthase CmoB: protein MFDEFIGYLPPDYCDRYSTQLEREAILTLRQERKAKLFTPQNRQYQEAVAAIQDIKSNWFDFSDSVVKIGRKEELSLEQQQRLLPSLKSFCPWKKGPFELFGINIDAEWRSDWKWTRILPHIQSLENRKVADIGCHNGYFMFRMAEQKPACVIGFEPVAKHFWNFQLMQNIVQQENLFFELLGVEHINFYPNFFDTIFCLGILYHHPDPIGLLGKMKQALAPKGEIIIDCQGIPGELPVSLTPRKRYAQARGIWFLPTQSCLETWLARAGFTQINCFFAAPLSTEEQRRTAWADIDSLQEFLNSDDSSLTVEGYPAPWRYYVIARKE, encoded by the coding sequence ATGTTTGATGAATTTATCGGTTATCTTCCGCCTGATTATTGCGATCGCTATTCTACCCAACTAGAACGAGAAGCAATTTTAACGCTACGTCAGGAACGAAAAGCTAAATTATTCACCCCACAAAATCGCCAATATCAAGAAGCAGTTGCAGCTATTCAAGACATTAAAAGCAATTGGTTTGACTTTTCTGATTCCGTAGTTAAAATTGGGCGTAAAGAGGAACTTTCCCTAGAACAACAACAGCGTTTATTGCCAAGTCTTAAATCTTTTTGTCCTTGGAAAAAAGGCCCTTTTGAACTATTTGGGATTAACATTGATGCCGAATGGCGTTCTGATTGGAAATGGACGCGAATTTTGCCACATATTCAATCTCTAGAAAATCGAAAAGTCGCCGATATTGGTTGTCACAATGGTTATTTTATGTTTCGCATGGCAGAACAAAAACCAGCGTGTGTCATTGGGTTTGAACCTGTCGCTAAACACTTTTGGAACTTTCAATTAATGCAAAATATTGTTCAACAAGAAAACTTATTTTTTGAGTTACTTGGAGTGGAGCATATTAACTTTTATCCTAACTTTTTTGATACAATCTTTTGCTTGGGAATTTTATATCATCATCCCGATCCGATCGGGCTTTTAGGTAAAATGAAACAAGCCTTGGCACCTAAAGGAGAAATCATCATTGATTGTCAAGGCATACCTGGCGAATTACCAGTTTCTTTAACTCCTCGTAAGCGTTACGCACAAGCGCGAGGAATTTGGTTTTTACCCACCCAAAGTTGTTTAGAAACTTGGTTAGCGCGGGCAGGTTTTACGCAAATTAATTGTTTTTTTGCGGCACCTTTATCAACTGAAGAACAGCGGCGCACTGCTTGGGCAGATATTGATAGTTTACAGGAATTTCTCAACTCTGATGATTCATCTTTAACAGTGGAAGGTTATCCCGCACCTTGGCGTTATTATGTTATTGCGCGGAAAGAATAA